One window of the Armatimonadota bacterium genome contains the following:
- a CDS encoding Cj0069 family protein, with product MRNDERFRRVGLMWHGDREARQTASLAAGRFEPMANALRHSGLEPVPVVFNNDFADEAREDLRGLDAVLVWVNPIEQDRDRSVLDALLRGAADDGIGVSAHPDTILKMGTKEVLVTTRSMSWGSDTHLYTSHRQLLEQLPERLAAGSARVLKQLRGNGGSGVWKAERVTDDHALVRVRHAQRGSIETVESIGQFMQRLEPYFGQHGQVIDQAYQERLVDGMVRCYMVQDAVVGFGHQAVNALFPAPPGVPPEQAPQPGPRLYHPPDAPQFEPVRRKMEEDWLDAMCRTTGVDRGALPMIWDADLLYGPKTTDGEDTYVLCEINVSSVYPYPDSAVQPLAERVSQWIQSRPRQAN from the coding sequence ATGCGAAACGACGAACGGTTTCGGCGCGTTGGGCTGATGTGGCACGGTGACCGTGAAGCGCGCCAAACAGCATCGCTGGCTGCCGGCCGGTTTGAGCCGATGGCAAACGCCCTTCGCCATAGCGGGCTTGAGCCCGTTCCTGTTGTATTTAACAACGATTTTGCCGACGAAGCCCGTGAGGATCTGCGCGGTCTGGATGCCGTATTGGTGTGGGTGAACCCGATCGAGCAGGATCGCGACCGCAGCGTGTTGGATGCGCTGCTGCGCGGGGCCGCGGATGACGGCATCGGCGTCAGCGCCCATCCCGATACGATCCTGAAGATGGGTACCAAGGAGGTGTTGGTCACCACGCGCAGCATGAGTTGGGGCAGCGACACGCATCTCTATACTTCGCACCGGCAGTTGCTGGAACAGCTGCCGGAACGTCTGGCGGCCGGCTCGGCCCGGGTTCTCAAGCAGCTCCGTGGCAATGGCGGCAGCGGTGTGTGGAAGGCAGAGCGCGTAACGGATGACCACGCTCTGGTCCGAGTTCGACACGCCCAGCGTGGAAGCATAGAGACGGTGGAATCCATAGGACAGTTTATGCAGCGTCTCGAGCCGTACTTTGGGCAGCATGGGCAAGTAATCGACCAGGCATATCAGGAACGGTTGGTGGACGGAATGGTTCGCTGTTATATGGTCCAGGACGCTGTGGTGGGATTCGGCCATCAGGCTGTAAACGCTCTGTTCCCCGCGCCGCCCGGCGTACCGCCTGAGCAAGCGCCGCAACCGGGCCCGCGACTCTACCACCCACCGGATGCGCCTCAGTTTGAGCCTGTTCGAAGGAAGATGGAGGAGGATTGGCTTGACGCGATGTGCCGTACAACTGGAGTGGATCGCGGAGCACTACCCATGATCTGGGATGCCGATCTGTTGTACGGACCCAAAACCACCGACGGCGAGGATACCTACGTCCTCTGCGAAATCAATGTAAGTTCGGTCTACCCATATCCCGATTCGGCCGTTCAGCCGCTTGCCGAGCGCGTGAGCCAATGGATTCAATCACGGCCGCGACAGGCAAACTGA
- the nth gene encoding endonuclease III — protein MTRCKREAAAAVLDLLEARYPEASCALQHRDPWQLLTATILSAQCTDVRVNMVTPALFAKYATAAALGAAKAEDVEAIIRSTGFFRQKAKSIIAMSQDLVDRFGGKVPETLPELTSLRGVGRKTANVIIGVAFGGAGVVVDTHVRRISRRLGWTKQSHPAKIEQELMALFPRERWTQMGTVLIWHGRDLCPARKPRCAECPVNELCPEGRKRLATPSTARP, from the coding sequence GTGACCAGGTGCAAGCGGGAGGCTGCGGCTGCGGTGCTGGATCTGCTGGAGGCACGCTACCCTGAGGCTTCCTGCGCACTTCAGCACCGCGATCCATGGCAGCTCCTTACGGCCACCATTCTCAGCGCACAGTGCACGGACGTCCGGGTGAACATGGTTACGCCGGCGCTATTTGCAAAGTACGCAACCGCGGCTGCCCTTGGTGCCGCGAAGGCCGAGGATGTGGAGGCGATCATCCGCTCTACCGGCTTTTTCCGCCAGAAGGCGAAGAGCATCATCGCCATGAGCCAGGACCTTGTCGACCGGTTCGGCGGCAAGGTTCCTGAAACGCTTCCGGAGTTGACCTCGCTGCGCGGCGTAGGGCGCAAGACTGCTAATGTGATAATCGGCGTGGCATTTGGTGGTGCAGGCGTGGTGGTGGATACGCACGTCCGTCGCATCAGCCGCCGCCTCGGCTGGACGAAGCAAAGCCACCCGGCGAAGATTGAGCAGGAGTTGATGGCGCTGTTTCCACGGGAGCGGTGGACGCAGATGGGCACGGTGCTGATCTGGCATGGCCGTGACCTGTGCCCGGCGCGCAAACCGCGGTGCGCCGAATGTCCGGTAAATGAGTTGTGCCCCGAAGGCCGCAAGCGCTTAGCTACGCCCAGCACGGCGCGCCCGTAG